Proteins from one Ketobacter alkanivorans genomic window:
- the thiL gene encoding thiamine-phosphate kinase has protein sequence MNEFALIDAYFKRLSDNTGALPHSENVFRPQADLGIGDDCALVSVPAGMQLAVSADTLVCGVHFPESTSPFDIGYKALAVNLSDLAAMGATPAWFTLCVTLQDQSEQWVEAFCDGMASLTRIHPILLIGGDTTRGPLSVSVQVMGLIPVGEALTRAGAQDGDDIYVSGCIGEAALGLARVLKASENQSSSQYDPMLDRLNRPTPRVALGLALRSVAHACIDVSDGLLADLNHILHSSGAGARLDLDAIPVADGASTMQSITAGDDYELCFAAPAHRRDTVNELARALSLPITRIGVITAQPGMVDQNNHPLTPTGYTHF, from the coding sequence GTGAACGAATTCGCGCTCATAGATGCCTACTTCAAACGCCTCAGTGATAACACTGGGGCGTTGCCTCATTCAGAAAATGTATTTCGCCCTCAGGCAGATCTGGGCATTGGTGATGATTGTGCGCTGGTGTCTGTGCCTGCGGGCATGCAGTTGGCGGTGTCGGCGGATACATTGGTGTGCGGTGTACATTTTCCCGAAAGCACCAGCCCGTTTGATATTGGCTACAAGGCACTGGCAGTGAACTTGAGCGATCTGGCTGCGATGGGCGCCACGCCTGCCTGGTTTACCCTTTGCGTTACACTACAGGATCAATCCGAGCAATGGGTTGAGGCATTCTGCGATGGTATGGCCAGTTTAACTCGCATTCACCCGATTTTATTGATTGGTGGCGACACCACTCGAGGCCCTTTGAGTGTTAGTGTGCAGGTCATGGGGTTGATACCTGTTGGCGAGGCGCTGACCCGTGCCGGTGCTCAGGATGGAGATGATATTTATGTCTCCGGCTGCATAGGGGAGGCTGCCCTCGGTTTGGCTCGGGTGCTGAAGGCTTCTGAGAACCAGTCGAGCAGCCAGTATGACCCAATGTTGGATCGATTGAATCGGCCGACACCCAGAGTAGCGTTGGGGCTCGCGCTGCGCTCCGTTGCCCATGCCTGCATTGATGTGTCGGATGGACTGCTGGCAGATCTGAATCATATTTTGCACAGTAGCGGCGCCGGTGCCCGCCTGGATCTTGATGCCATTCCTGTTGCAGATGGGGCATCAACTATGCAATCGATTACCGCTGGCGATGATTATGAGCTGTGTTTTGCAGCCCCAGCACACAGGCGAGACACCGTTAACGAGTTGGCGAGGGCATTATCATTGCCAATTACCCGCATTGGGGTGATTACCGCCCAGCCTGGTATGGTGGATCAGAATAATCACCCGCTGACCCCCACCGGATACACTCATTTCTGA
- the nusB gene encoding transcription antitermination factor NusB, whose amino-acid sequence MNTASKKPSPSARRKARRFTVQALYQWQMTGTNLGEIETQFRVDNDLRKTDVEYFHELLHGIPKCINELDGYYVPFLDRELKDLDKVELAILRIGVYELSKRVDVPYKVAINEGIELAKYFGATESHKYINGILDKVAQKLRVLEMKANDKPAE is encoded by the coding sequence ATGAATACCGCTTCGAAGAAACCATCCCCTTCGGCACGTCGCAAGGCGCGCCGATTCACAGTGCAGGCTCTGTATCAGTGGCAAATGACCGGCACCAATCTCGGGGAAATCGAAACGCAGTTTCGTGTTGATAATGATCTGCGTAAAACCGACGTAGAATACTTTCACGAGTTGTTGCACGGGATACCCAAGTGCATCAACGAGCTGGATGGATATTACGTACCGTTTCTGGATCGCGAGCTGAAAGATCTGGATAAGGTAGAACTGGCCATATTGCGTATTGGTGTGTATGAGCTGAGCAAACGCGTTGATGTGCCATACAAAGTAGCCATTAACGAAGGCATTGAATTGGCCAAGTATTTTGGGGCCACCGAAAGCCATAAATACATCAACGGCATTCTGGATAAGGTGGCGCAAAAGCTGCGTGTGCTGGAAATGAAAGCCAACGACAAACCCGCCGAGTGA